In candidate division Zixibacteria bacterium HGW-Zixibacteria-1, the following are encoded in one genomic region:
- the mrdA gene encoding penicillin-binding protein 2 — MQQSTTTTDTRVKISVTLVILAVLMIIGTLFYHQVIRYRFFAAQSESNRIRVQPVIPKRGLIYDRNMEILADNRLSFTVSLVPFERQDGLTIPKLSQLLGLDTSEVEKRARANFVSRYMPTPIKRGMGIDTVSILEEKGQYYPGITYSAESVRRYPDSISAETFLGHVGEVSTDEIKSEKTKEYRLGSLIGKSGIEKKYDMLLRGLEGTRYIEISAMGQIVGTYEGKQEIPAIAGSDLVLTIDRELQQFIVRNFDSVQCCGTVIAMNPKTGGVLAIASFPHFDPNIFSGVVPPDIWQGIATDANHPLLNRPLAGLYPPGSTSKLITAGAALEMGLVDENSLLKPCFGGMQFGNRFFRCWEPGGHGKVNMYGGIERSCDVYFYQLGQIMGVNAWADYARKCGFGEKTGIDLIGEKAGIVPTSGYYDDLFGKRKWSPYLILNLAIGQGEFTITPLQLAQFYCGLANHGVVNQPHLLKQIIAPTGEIHDVEPVLAYTLPFSPRTMDILLESLKLVVAGEHGTARSLRNKFYAVGGKTGTAQNPHGDNHSWFAAFAPADDADIVVVVLVENAGHGSEVAAPLAGKIMKYYLLERLPAAMAMGETIKN, encoded by the coding sequence TACTGGCCGTTCTGATGATAATCGGGACGTTATTTTATCACCAGGTAATCAGATATCGCTTCTTTGCAGCGCAATCCGAAAGCAACCGTATTCGTGTTCAGCCGGTGATTCCGAAACGTGGTTTGATCTATGACCGGAATATGGAAATATTGGCTGATAATCGGCTTTCCTTTACGGTATCGCTGGTTCCATTTGAAAGGCAGGACGGGCTTACCATACCCAAATTGTCACAGCTTCTGGGATTGGATACAAGCGAAGTCGAGAAAAGAGCCCGGGCCAATTTTGTCAGCCGGTATATGCCGACCCCAATTAAGAGGGGCATGGGCATTGACACCGTTTCGATTTTGGAGGAGAAGGGGCAATATTATCCCGGCATAACCTATAGTGCCGAATCGGTCAGGCGGTATCCTGACAGTATATCCGCGGAAACCTTTCTGGGGCATGTCGGTGAGGTTTCCACCGATGAAATAAAGTCAGAAAAAACGAAGGAATATCGCCTTGGGAGTCTGATCGGTAAGAGCGGCATTGAAAAAAAATATGACATGCTGTTACGGGGCCTGGAGGGAACAAGGTACATTGAAATTTCCGCCATGGGCCAGATAGTCGGTACCTATGAGGGAAAACAGGAAATCCCGGCCATCGCCGGCAGCGACCTGGTCCTTACTATTGACAGGGAATTGCAGCAGTTTATTGTCAGGAATTTCGACAGCGTTCAGTGCTGCGGGACCGTCATCGCGATGAATCCGAAGACGGGCGGCGTTCTGGCGATAGCTTCCTTTCCGCATTTTGATCCCAATATCTTTTCCGGCGTTGTCCCGCCCGATATATGGCAGGGAATCGCCACGGATGCCAATCATCCTTTGCTCAACCGGCCATTGGCCGGTCTGTATCCGCCCGGATCAACCTCCAAGCTGATTACGGCCGGAGCGGCTCTCGAAATGGGTTTGGTCGATGAAAACAGCCTTCTTAAACCTTGCTTTGGCGGGATGCAGTTCGGCAATCGTTTCTTCCGCTGCTGGGAGCCGGGCGGGCACGGTAAAGTTAATATGTATGGTGGCATCGAACGATCATGCGACGTTTATTTTTATCAGTTGGGTCAGATAATGGGTGTCAATGCCTGGGCCGACTATGCCCGAAAATGCGGTTTTGGCGAAAAGACCGGAATTGACCTGATCGGTGAAAAGGCGGGCATTGTGCCGACATCGGGTTATTATGATGATCTATTTGGAAAAAGAAAGTGGTCGCCATATCTGATTCTTAACCTGGCTATCGGACAGGGCGAATTTACCATAACGCCGCTGCAACTGGCGCAATTTTATTGCGGCCTGGCCAATCATGGTGTCGTTAATCAGCCGCACCTGCTGAAGCAGATTATCGCACCGACCGGTGAAATACATGATGTCGAACCGGTTCTTGCATATACGCTTCCTTTTTCACCGCGGACAATGGATATATTGCTCGAATCATTGAAGCTGGTTGTCGCCGGCGAACATGGCACCGCGCGCAGCCTGAGAAATAAATTTTATGCTGTGGGCGGAAAAACCGGAACAGCCCAAAACCCCCATGGTGACAATCACTCCTGGTTTGCCGCCTTTGCGCCCGCCGATGATGCTGATATAGTCGTGGTCGTTCTCGTGGAAAACGCCGGACATGGTTCCGAGGTGGCCGCGCCATTGGCAGGAAAAATAATGAAATATTATCTGTTGGAACGCCTGCCGGCAGCTATGGCGATGGGGGAGACCATAAAAAACTGA